The window CCTGGACACGATACTCCCCCGACCGACCGCCGACTCTGATTTCTCAGGTTTGCAGAAAGTCTGCGTGTTGAACGACAACTCCTCAGCATCTCGCAGGGCTCAATTATTGGGCACAGCTCCTTTTCCCCTCGGCCGGGACGAGTGCGGTTGTCGTGGCCCAGGGTCAGTGGGACGAGCGATCCCAACGACGTAGGGCAAGATGGCCGATTCCAAGGATAGCAAGGCGTACAAGTATCGTCAAGAAATTAGCCAGGCAAGCCTCTCACTCTCGTACACGCACGCGCATGCCCATGGCCAATAATCATGTTTGAGAGCTAGTTCACTAAGATTTCTGGATAGATGATGTACGTGTCGGGCGAAACGGGCGAGGCACCAGTGGAAACAACGAGCATCATCGAGGACATCGTGCGCCAGCAGGTAATTGAGTTGGTACGCACTACCTGCCCCTGCCTGCCCTTGTCCTTGGACCTGAACTCACCTTGCCCGACGTGACCTGACCTCGGTGCATGTCCGTTGACGGTCCGGCAGCTTCGCAACTGTACCGAACTCGCCTCTCGACGTGGATCCAAGTCCATCAGCACAAACGATCTCATCTTTCAGATCCGCCACGACCAGGCCAAGGTCTCCCGTCTCCGCACCTTTCTCTCGTGGAAAGATGTGCGAAAAAACGTCAAGGACTCGGACGACAAgggggccgacgccgaccttgcggcaggcgacgactcggtcggcggcgtcgtcggcggcggcggcccggtGGAtgaggcggcgaagaagaacaagaaggccaaggtcGGCCTGCCCTGGGAGCCGGCCTCGTttttcgccgtcgaggtacCCGAGCGagacgatgaggatgacgaggaggaggacgagatgaACTACATGACCCTCCAGCGACTgcgcaaggccgacgagcgcacCAAGGTAATGACGCGCGAGGAGTACGTCACCTGGTCGGAATACCGGCAGGCATCCTTCACCTGGCGCAAGGGCAAGC of the Drechmeria coniospora strain ARSEF 6962 chromosome 01, whole genome shotgun sequence genome contains:
- a CDS encoding SAGA-like transcriptional regulatory complex subunit Spt3; amino-acid sequence: MMYVSGETGEAPVETTSIIEDIVRQQVIELLRNCTELASRRGSKSISTNDLIFQIRHDQAKVSRLRTFLSWKDVRKNVKDSDDKGADADLAAGDDSVGGVVGGGGPVDEAAKKNKKAKVGLPWEPASFFAVEVPERDDEDDEEEDEMNYMTLQRLRKADERTKVMTREEYVTWSEYRQASFTWRKGKRFREWAGFGIVTDSKPSDDIVDILGFLTFEMVATLTEVALKVKEQEDLARAQSGAGDSGTKKRKHQQALFDPPSEGKTPVEPRHVQEAFRRFQQRPKKLRAMLNGTRQTYHSALNII